GTTCGTCGCCGGGAGCTATCAGAACCCGAGCAACTCCCGCGAACAGCGACAGAACGGAGCCGGCGCGAAACTGTACGTGTTCCCCGAACCGGACGGCGAGAACGCGAAGGACGCGCGGACGATGGAGCGCCGCGCGTTCCCGGAGCCGGAGGACGCCGGCGGGGGCGCGCCCGAGACGACCACGACAACGACGGCCGACACGACGACTGCACCGGCCACGACGACCGCACCGCCGACCACCACGGCGACGGGCGGTACGACCGCCACAACCGGCGACGGGACGACCGCCGGCGGCGACACGACGCCCGACGAGGGGTCCGGCGACGACGGCGGTGACGGCGACAGCGACGCCGGCGGCCAGCCCGGGTTCGGAGCGCTCACGGCGCTGGTCGGCGGCGGCCTCGGGCTGTGGCGGTACGCGAACGGCGACGAGGAGTAGCGGGCGGCGGTCGGGGTCGGTCGCTTCGGCGACGCTACGCGAACAGCTCCCGCGCGGCGTCGATCGCCTCGACCAGCCGGTCGACCTCCTCGCGGGTGTTGTACACGTAGAACGAGGCCCGGACGGACGCCGGGACCCCCAGCTTGTCGTGGAGCGGCTGGGTGCAGTGGTCGCCCGCGCGGACGGCGACGGCGAAGTCGTTGCAGATGCTGGCGAGGTCGTGGGCGTGGACCCCCTCCAGGTTGAACGAGACGAGGCCGCCGCGCTCCGGGCCCGGCGGCGGGCCGTACAGCTCCACGTCGTCGTGCTCGGAGAGCCTGTCGTAGGCGTACTCGGTGAGTTCGGCCTCGTGGCGCTGGATCCGTTCGACCCCGATGTCCTCGGTGTAGTCGACGGCCTCGGCCAGCCCGACGCCCTGCGCGATGACGGGCGTCCCGGCCTCGAACTTCCAGGGCACGTCGGCCCACGTCGAGTCCTCGAACGTGACCTTCCGGATCATCCCGCCGCCGTAGTAGTGCGGCTCCATCTCCGCCAGCAGTTCCTGCTTGCCGTACAGGCAGCCGATCCCCGTCGGCCCGGCCATCTTGTGCCCGGAGAAGGCGTAGAAGTCGGCGTCGATCGCCTCCACGTCGACCGGGCGGTTCGGCACGGCCTGCGCGCCGTCGACGAAGGCGTACGCGTCGTGGTCGTGGGCGATGTCGGCGATGTCGCCGACCGGGTTGACCGTGCCGAGCGTGTTCGAGACGTGGACGACGCTGACGAGTTCGGTGTCGTCGGTGATCAGCTCCGCAGCGTGGTCCATGTCGAGGCGGCCGTCCTCGGTGACCCGGATGTACTTCACGTCCGCGCCGGTGCGCTTGCCGATCTGCTGCCACGTCACCAGCGACGCGTGGTGCTCCATCTCCGTCGTCACGATCTCGTCGCCGGGACCGAGTTCGTTCAGCCCCCAGGCGAAAGCGACCAGGTTCTCCGCCTCGGTTGTGTTTTTCGTGAACACCAGTTCCTCGCGGCCGCCGCTGGCCCCGACGAACTCGGCCACCTTGTCGTGGGCCTCCTCGTAGGCGAGCGAGGCCTCCTGGCTCAGGTGGTGGATGCCGCGGTGGACGTTCGCGTTCGTCGTCCGGTAGTAGTCGGCGATCGCGTCGACCACCCGGTCGGGGGTCTGGGTCGTCGCGGCGTTGTCGAGATACGCCACCTGATCGCCGTCGAACTCCCGCTGGAGGATCGGGTACTCCTCCCGTATCGACGCCACGTCGAGCGGCGCGGACTCGCTGGTTTCCATTGGGCGAAAGGACGGTCTGGAGGCAGAACACTCCTTCGGTCCGCCCGGTCGCAAATAAATATCTTTCCACGCGTTGCGGACTCGGCGACCCGCTGGCCCCCTCTAATAGGGCGGCCACACCCGTTCGAACCGAGATGACTGCCATCGAAACCGACGGCCTGACGAAGCGGTTCGGCGACCTCGTCGCGGTCGACGACGTGAGCCTCGCCGTCGACGAGGGCGAGGTGTTCGGCTTCCTCGGCCCCAACGGCGCGGGGAAGTCGACGACGATCAACATGCTGCTGGACTTCGTCCGCCCCACCGACGGGTCGGCGACGGTGCTCGGCCACGACGCGCAGGCCGAGTCCAAGCGGGTCCACGAGCGCGTCGGCGTGCTCCCGGAGGGATTCGACCTGTACAACCGGCTGACCGGGCGCAAGCACGTCCGCTTCGCCATGCGTGCGAAGGGGATCGACGGCGACCCTGACGCGATCCTCGAACGGGTCGGCCTCGGCGGCGACGACGCCGGGCGGGTCGCCGGCGACTACTCGAAGGGGATGCGCCAGCGCCTCGCCTTCGGCATGGCGCTGGTCGGCGACCCCGACCTGCTGGTCATGGACGAGCCGTCGTCGGGGCTGGACCCGACCGGCATCAACGAGATGCAGGAACTGGTCCGGGCGGAGGCCGAGCGCGGGACGACCGTGTTCTTCTCCAGCCACATCCTCGAACACGTCGAGGCGGTCTGTGACCGCGTCGGGGTCATGAGCGAGGGCGAACTCGTCGCCGTCGGCACGCTGTCGGAGCTGAACGAGCAGTTCGGGAGCGACGCCCGCCTCGACCTGACGCTCGACTCGGTCCCCGAGCGCGCGGTCGAGCGGCTGCCCGACCTCGACGGCGTCAGCGGCGTCGACCGCGACGGCGACCTGCTCTCCGTGCGCTGTACCGACCCGGCGGCGAAGGCGACGGCGATAAACCGCGTCGAGGAGGCCGGCGCGACCGTGCGCGACATCGACGTCCAGGACCACGACATCGACGAGCTGTTCGCGCGGCTGACCGGCGACGGGACGGCCGCCGACGCGTCGACGGGCGACGCCGACGCTGACCGCCGCGAGGCGGAGGTGGTCGCATGAGCGAGCACGGCGAGCGAGTGCGGGGACGCCGGGCCGACGGTCCGGAGGTGGTCGCATGAGCGTCTCCGTCGTCGCCCGGAAGGACTTCGAGGACGCGCTCCGCTCGCGGATGCTCTGGTCGCTGACCGGCCTGCTCGCCGTGCTGATCGCCGTCGGCTACGTGGCGGTGTGGAACTGGGGTCACGACACCACCGCCGAGGCGATGGTCGGGTTCCTCTCCCTGCCGCTGCAGGTGCTGGTACCGATCTCGGCGCTGATCGTCGGCTACATGGCGGTCGTCGGCGAGCGCCGCTCGGGCAGCATCAAGCTTCTGCTCGGCCTGCCCCCGACGCGCGGCGACATCGTGTTCGGGAAACTCGTCGGGCGCAGCGGCGTCGTCGCGGTGGCCGTCCTGACCGGCTTCGCCGTCGCCGCCCTGCTCTCGCTGGCGCTGTTCGGTGCCCTCCCCCTCGCCGCGCTGGGCGGCCTGCTGGTCGCGACGCTGCTGCTCGGCCTCGCGTTCGTCGGCATCGCCGTCGGCGTCTCCGCGGCGTCGGCCTCCCGTGGCCGGGCGATGGCGGCGACCGTCGGGACGTACATCGTGTTCATCGGGTTCTGGAAGCTGCTGACGGCGGGCGTCTACTACTTCGCGAACGACGGCGCGCCGTCGCTCCCGATCGAGGGGCCGTATCTCCTGCTCGAACGGCTCAACCCGATGCAGGCCTTTGCCGTCGTGGCGACGGAGCTGACCGGGCGGGACGTGTTCCCGGTGCTGTTCCAGTACGGCGTCGGCATCCCGACTGTGCCGAGTAGCGAGCTGTCGACTGCCGTCCCTGGCGACCTCCCGTTCTACCTCGAACCGTGGTCGGCCGTCGCGGTGCTGGTCGCGTGGTTCGTCGCCCCGATGACGGTCGGCTACCTGCGGTTCCGGGCGGCCGACCTCGGGTGAGGCTTATGCCGTTCCCGCCCTCAGGGGCGGTATGGCGACGAAACGTTCGTTCGGCGTGAGCCTCCTGTTGCTCGGTGTCGCCTTCGCCGGCGTCTTTCACACCGTGGCGGCCCTGGCGTTCGACAGCGGTCTCTTCGTCGTCGGCATCGCCGTGACGGCGGCGTCGCTGCTCGGCATCGTGCTCGTGAACGTCTCGATCACCGGCCCGCCGAAGGACGACTAATCAGCCCAGCGACAGCAACTGCGCGTGCAGCGTCGACTCCACTTCGAGGACGTTCCGCTCGTCGACGAACCCCTCGTCGATCGCCAGTTCGACGGCGTCGCGGCCGACGATGTTGGCGACCGTCGCGCGGGCGAGGCTGTCGACGACGGTCGCCTCGTCGACGCGCTCGCCGCCGTAGAACTCCTCGCTGACGGTGAGCGACACTTCGCCCTCCTCGAACGTCTCGCCGATGAGCCCGTCGTCGCAGACGGCGACGAGCAGTCCTTCCTCCGTCTCGCGCTCGTTGACGATCACTCTACCAGCTCCTGCTCGGCCTCCTTGCGTAGCTCCTCGGCCTCCTCGACGATCTCCTCGGCGCGGTCGTACTCGCCCAGCTCCTCCAGCGCGCGGGCCTTCTCGTCCAGCACGGCGGCGTTGCGCATCCCCAGCCGGATCGCGTTGTCGATGCTGTTCAGCGCGTCCTCGGCCAGCCCGCGCTCCAGCAGGAAGAAGCCGCGGTTGTACCACGCCTGCGCGAACCGCTCGTCGATCTCGACGGCGCGCTCGGCGTGCTCCAGCGCCTGCTCGCTCCGCCCGGACTCCCACAGCGCGTACGCGAGGTTCGTCTCCGCGCTGGCGGCGTGCTCGCTGGAGTCGTCGATCGACAGCGCCTCGCGGTACGCGCCGATGGCGGCGTCCCACTCCTCCAGTTCGGCGTGGGCCGCGCCCTTGTTCGTCCAGGCCTCCTGCTCGACCGACTCGTCGTCGGCGAAGCGGGCCGCGCGCTCGAACGCGTCGGTCGCCTGCTCGTAGCGGTTGATCCGGACGTACTCCAGCCCCACGTCGACAAGCGAATCGGCGTCGACCTGGTCGTCGGCCATGGCTGACTCGTCGAGCAGGTCCGACACGACCCGCGAGTCGACGGGGTCGACCTTGTCCGGGTCCACGTCGAGTTCCGGCGGGTCGAGGTCGAACTCGTCGTAGGGGTCGCCAAAGCCCTGCCCCTCGGAGAACTGGTGGTCGTCGCGTTCGTCAGTCATGGCCGTCGATACGCCGGGAGTGTGGTTAAGCCCTACGAACGAGAAAGCCCTCGAAATCGCCTGGCGGCGATTTCGTCGCCCTTTCTATGTCCTCCACGACGCCCTCGGCTCCGCCTCGGGCGTCGGTCCAGGCCCGCTAGTCTGCGCGAGTCGCGGCGGTCGCCGCGACACGCTCCGAGCGCCTGCCCTTCCCCGTCCGCTGGCGGCGCTCGGCAGGGCCTCGCGCACGCCAGCGCGGCCAGTTGGCAATGTCGGCCGAGCGTTGTAGGCCGTCGGTTTGGTCACCGATCCGGTAACCACATCGGTTGCAACCAAACCGGTCCGCGCGGCGTACTTTCAAGCCCTGCGCGGCCGTACCGCCGCCATGCGACTGTTCGTCAGCGTCGACCTGCCCGACGATCTCGCGGACGCGGTCCGGGAGGGACAGGAACTGTTCGAGGGTGCGAGCGGGCTGAACTTCACCGACCCCGAGCAGGCCCACATCACGATGAAGTTCCTCGGCGAGGTCGACGAGTCGCGACTGGACGAGGTGACCGCGGCCGTCGAGCGCGGGGTCGACGCCGCCGAGGTCTCGGGCTCGTTCCCGGCGCGATTCGCCGGCCTTGGCGTGTTCCCGCACCTCGATTACATCAGCGTCGTGTGGCTCGGCGTCGAGGTCGGCAGCGACGAACTGGCGGCGCTCCACGAGGGGATCGAGGCGGAGACGACGGCGGTCGGCTTCGACCCGGAGGACCACGACTTCACCCCGCACGTCACGCTCGCCCGGATGGAGCACGCGGGCGGCAAAGAGCAGGTGCAGGAGGTCGTGGAGAACCGCCACCCGACGGTGGGCGAGATGGTCGTCGACGAGGTGCGCCTCACCGAGAGCGTCCTGACCGACGACGGGCCGGAGTACTCGACGGTCGAGTCGTTCCCGCTGTGAGGCGGCGGAAAGCATTTGGCACGGGGGTTTCACGGACGAGCCGTGCGAACGAAACATCACACCGCGCTGCTCGTCCTCCTTGCGGTGTCCGCGGGATGCGTGGGTCTCCCGACTGACGGGGCGACGACCGCGGGCGTGACGACGGACGAACCCGTACACTCCGCACCCGGGACGACAGGGATGGCGACGGACGCGGTGACAACCGCGCGGACGACGACCGCGATGCAGGTGAACGACGACCGCGGCGGCCAACTCATCGCCACCGTCGTCGACGATCCGCCGACGGACGCCGACGTGGCCGACTACGACGAGGCGAACGTCTCCGACGGCCGGATCGACTACGCGGTCGAGATGGCGACCACCGACGACGAGTACAACGAAAGCTACGCCGAGCCACTCCCGCCGGGCGAGGCCGAGGCCGTGGCCGATGTCCTCTCTTCGTTGCCCGTCCACGAGGACGGCGGCTACGGGTACTACGTCCGCTACGCGAACGAGACGGTCCGGCTCGTCGTCCGATTCGACGACTGACGGACGTGCCGTCCCGCACCGCCCGACTGCAAAGGAACAAGATTTTAAGCGGGCGTGGGGTAGATGGGGCCACTATGGGTAAGAAATCGAAGGCCAAGAAAAAGCGGCTCGCGAAGCTCGAGAACCAGAACAGCCGGGTGCCCGCCTGGGTCATGATGAAGACGGACATGGAGGTCCAGCGAAACCCCAAGCGGCGCAACTGGCGGCGTAACGACACCGACGAATAATGAGCGCCAGCGACTTCGAGGAGCGGGTCGTCACCGTTCCGCTGCGCGACGCGAAGGCCGAGGCAAAGCACAAGCGCGCCGACAAGGCGATGACGCTCGTCCGCGAGCACCTCGCCCAGCACTTCTCCGTCGAGGAGGAGGACGTGCGGCTTGACCCCTCGATCAACGAGGCCGTCTGGTCGCAGGGCCGCAAGAACCCGCCGAGCAAGCTCCGCGTCCGCGCCGCCCGCTTCGACGAGGAGGGGCGGGG
The genomic region above belongs to Halostella salina and contains:
- a CDS encoding aminotransferase class V-fold PLP-dependent enzyme, with the translated sequence METSESAPLDVASIREEYPILQREFDGDQVAYLDNAATTQTPDRVVDAIADYYRTTNANVHRGIHHLSQEASLAYEEAHDKVAEFVGASGGREELVFTKNTTEAENLVAFAWGLNELGPGDEIVTTEMEHHASLVTWQQIGKRTGADVKYIRVTEDGRLDMDHAAELITDDTELVSVVHVSNTLGTVNPVGDIADIAHDHDAYAFVDGAQAVPNRPVDVEAIDADFYAFSGHKMAGPTGIGCLYGKQELLAEMEPHYYGGGMIRKVTFEDSTWADVPWKFEAGTPVIAQGVGLAEAVDYTEDIGVERIQRHEAELTEYAYDRLSEHDDVELYGPPPGPERGGLVSFNLEGVHAHDLASICNDFAVAVRAGDHCTQPLHDKLGVPASVRASFYVYNTREEVDRLVEAIDAARELFA
- a CDS encoding ABC transporter ATP-binding protein, which codes for MTAIETDGLTKRFGDLVAVDDVSLAVDEGEVFGFLGPNGAGKSTTINMLLDFVRPTDGSATVLGHDAQAESKRVHERVGVLPEGFDLYNRLTGRKHVRFAMRAKGIDGDPDAILERVGLGGDDAGRVAGDYSKGMRQRLAFGMALVGDPDLLVMDEPSSGLDPTGINEMQELVRAEAERGTTVFFSSHILEHVEAVCDRVGVMSEGELVAVGTLSELNEQFGSDARLDLTLDSVPERAVERLPDLDGVSGVDRDGDLLSVRCTDPAAKATAINRVEEAGATVRDIDVQDHDIDELFARLTGDGTAADASTGDADADRREAEVVA
- a CDS encoding ABC transporter permease subunit; translation: MSVSVVARKDFEDALRSRMLWSLTGLLAVLIAVGYVAVWNWGHDTTAEAMVGFLSLPLQVLVPISALIVGYMAVVGERRSGSIKLLLGLPPTRGDIVFGKLVGRSGVVAVAVLTGFAVAALLSLALFGALPLAALGGLLVATLLLGLAFVGIAVGVSAASASRGRAMAATVGTYIVFIGFWKLLTAGVYYFANDGAPSLPIEGPYLLLERLNPMQAFAVVATELTGRDVFPVLFQYGVGIPTVPSSELSTAVPGDLPFYLEPWSAVAVLVAWFVAPMTVGYLRFRAADLG
- a CDS encoding DUF424 domain-containing protein, yielding MIVNERETEEGLLVAVCDDGLIGETFEEGEVSLTVSEEFYGGERVDEATVVDSLARATVANIVGRDAVELAIDEGFVDERNVLEVESTLHAQLLSLG
- a CDS encoding tetratricopeptide repeat protein, with product MTDERDDHQFSEGQGFGDPYDEFDLDPPELDVDPDKVDPVDSRVVSDLLDESAMADDQVDADSLVDVGLEYVRINRYEQATDAFERAARFADDESVEQEAWTNKGAAHAELEEWDAAIGAYREALSIDDSSEHAASAETNLAYALWESGRSEQALEHAERAVEIDERFAQAWYNRGFFLLERGLAEDALNSIDNAIRLGMRNAAVLDEKARALEELGEYDRAEEIVEEAEELRKEAEQELVE
- the thpR gene encoding RNA 2',3'-cyclic phosphodiesterase, whose protein sequence is MRLFVSVDLPDDLADAVREGQELFEGASGLNFTDPEQAHITMKFLGEVDESRLDEVTAAVERGVDAAEVSGSFPARFAGLGVFPHLDYISVVWLGVEVGSDELAALHEGIEAETTAVGFDPEDHDFTPHVTLARMEHAGGKEQVQEVVENRHPTVGEMVVDEVRLTESVLTDDGPEYSTVESFPL
- a CDS encoding 50S ribosomal protein L39e, with the protein product MGKKSKAKKKRLAKLENQNSRVPAWVMMKTDMEVQRNPKRRNWRRNDTDE
- a CDS encoding 50S ribosomal protein L31e codes for the protein MSASDFEERVVTVPLRDAKAEAKHKRADKAMTLVREHLAQHFSVEEEDVRLDPSINEAVWSQGRKNPPSKLRVRAARFDEEGRGVVEAEYAE